The Chanodichthys erythropterus isolate Z2021 chromosome 12, ASM2448905v1, whole genome shotgun sequence genome contains a region encoding:
- the LOC137031627 gene encoding 2-oxoglutarate receptor 1-like, which translates to MQRNLYYGTSNGSSDNCTNVDDLVKRYYLPAMYGSIFIVGVVGNVIALLVYLIKVRPWKSSTIIMVNLVITDLLFMVSLPFLTYYYVLNDSWTLGIVMCRFARFMFHFNLYGSILFLTCLAIFRYVAIVHPIHMHSIKQKRWGVLACVLVWAVAVIELSPIFNLFEMVEYNNKTYCLDLASSNTAIMWPYSWALTVLGYLLPLVVVCLCYWRIIVVLKKGPHMGSMKRVRARRLIVLILTCFVVCFLPYHVLRLLRIHTRLTPETDCMLDRCIHAAYIISRPIAVLNIIFNLPLYTLSGDCFKQAFVELFRCDWLMSRTKGIIEVAVINRPTSNITYEQSS; encoded by the coding sequence ATGCAGAGAAACCTTTACTACGGTACGAGTAACGGCTCAAGTGACAACTGCACCAATGTGGACGATTTGGTGAAACGCTACTACCTGCCCGCCATGTACGGCTCGATCTTCATCGTGGGCGTCGTGGGTAACGTCATCGCTCTGCTGGTCTACTTGATCAAAGTCCGTCCCtggaagagcagcaccatcatCATGGTGAACCTCGTCATCACGGACCTTCTCTTCATGGTCAGCTTGCCCTTCTTGACCTACTATTACGTCCTCAACGACTCGTGGACGCTGGGGATCGTCATGTGCCGCTTTGCACGCTTCATGTTCCACTTCAACCTCTATGGCAGCATCCTCTTCCTCACCTGTCTGGCCATCTTCCGGTACGTGGCGATCGTGCATCCGATACACATGCACAGCATCAAGCAGAAGCGATGGGGCGTGTTGGCTTGCGTCCTGGTTTGGGCTGTGGCGGTGATCGAGTTAAGTCCCATTTTTAACCTGTTTGAGATGGTTGAATACAACAACAAGACATACTGCTTGGACTTGGCGAGCAGCAACACAGCAATCATGTGGCCTTACAGTTGGGCATTGACCGTACTGGGATATTTACTTCCTCTGGTCGTGGTCTGTCTTTGCTATTGGCGCATCATTGTGGTGCTAAAGAAGGGTCCTCATATGGGAAGCATGAAACGGGTTCGAGCAAGGCGACTCATTGTACTGATTTTGACGTGCTTTGTGGTTTGCTTTCTTCCCTATCATGTGCTACGCCTTCTGAGAATCCACACGAGACTCACTCCGGAAACCGACTGCATGCTGGACCGCTGCATTCACGCCGCCTACATTATTTCGAGGCCGATCGCTGTACTCAACATCATTTTTAACTTACCGCTCTACACGTTGTCGGGGGATTGCTTTAAGCAGGCCTTCGTGGAGCTGTTCAGATGTGATTGGCTCATGTCAAGGACTAAGGGGATCATTGAAGTGGCTGTGATCAACAGACCCACGAGTAACATCACATACGAGCAAAGCAGCTGA
- the slc5a3a gene encoding solute carrier family 5 member 3a, with protein MASTMEAADIVVVAMYFVLVLCFGFFAMWRANRGTVSGYFLAGRSMNWIMIGASLFVSNIGSEHFIGLAGSGAASGFAVAAWEFNAILLLQLLGWVFIPVYIHSGVYTMPEYLSKRFGGKRLKVFFAALTLLLYIFTKLSVDLYSGALFIQESLGWNLYVSIILLITMTALLTVTGGLAAVIYTDTLQAFLMISGALCLMAISLVKVGGLESLHTKYMNAVPNITAIVLKSNITYSNSCHVDPKPDSFKILRGPLDKELPWPAFLLGQTPASIWYWCADQVIVQRVLAARNIAHAKGSTLMAGVLKVLPMFIIVIPGMISRVLFADELACIGPEHCMQVCNSKAGCTNIAYPRLVMNVMPVGLRGLMMAVMLAALMSDLDSIFNSASTIFTLDIYKMVRHQTSSKELMVVGRLFVIFIVAISIAWVPFVIELQGGQMFLYIQEVSDYLTPPIAALFLLGVLWKRCNETGAFWGGIVGFLLGAIRLILAFVYREPDCDTTDDRPAFIKDIHFMYVAAVLFWVSGLVTVVVSLCTDPPSKEQIATTTFWGLHNRNQPADAHTKEIGGNGKLHQLSAETKKEKTLDEVEMKPSSQVVQTGPEILSNGHMESQHTHKYAGRDKRQCVKCLEWFCGYSKNSEETDSPFGDEARSVTEMLKEPPKTKIVLNLGLLLVCTLGIFLFVYFSL; from the coding sequence atggcATCAACAATGGAAGCAGCAGATATCGTTGTCGTTGCCATGTACTTCGTTCTTGTCCTGTGCTTTGGCTTTTTTGCAATGTGGAGGGCAAATCGAGGTACCGTGAGTGGATACTTCCTGGCCGGACGTTCCATGAACTGGATAATGATCGGTGCATCACTGTTCGTCAGTAACATCGGCAGCGAGCACTTCATTGGCCTCGCTGGCTCAGGTGCAGCAAGCGGTTTCGCCGTGGCTGCTTGGGAATTCAATGCGATTCTACTGCTGCAGCTCCTGGGCTGGGTCTTCATTCCCGTTTACATCCACTCAGGTGTGTACACCATGCCGGAGTACCTCTCCAAAAGATTCGGTGGTAAGCGGCTGAAGGTTTTCTTCGCTGCCCTAACCCTGCTCCTCTACATTTTCACCAAGCTCTCTGTGGATCTGTATTCCGGAGCGCTCTTCATCCAGGAATCTCTGGGCTGGAACCTCTATGTGTCCATAATCCTGCTTATCACCATGACTGCCCTTCTTACAGTCACTGGCGGCCTAGCGGCGGTCATCTACACGGACACTCTGCAGGCTTTCCTCATGATATCGGGAGCTTTGTGCCTGATGGCTATCAGTTTAGTTAAGGTAGGAGGTCTCGAGAGCTTGCACACCAAGTACATGAATGCCGTTCCCAACATCACTGCCATTGTGCTAAAGAGTAACATCACCTACTCGAATTCCTGCCATGTGGATCCCAAACCAGATTCATTCAAGATCTTGAGAGGTCCGTTGGACAAAGAACTGCCGTGGCCTGCTTTTCTTCTGGGCCAGACTCCAGCCTCGATCTGGTATTGGTGCGCAGATCAGGTCATAGTCCAGAGAGTCCTGGCAGCTCGTAATATTGCCCACGCCAAAGGGTCGACCTTGATGGCCGGCGTCCTAAAAGTCTTACCGATGTTTATCATTGTAATTCCAGGGATGATCTCGCGTGTGCTCTTTGCTGATGAGCTTGCGTGCATTGGTCCAGAGCACTGCATGCAAGTCTGCAACAGCAAAGCTGGTTGCACTAACATTGCCTATCCTCGCCTCGTCATGAACGTTATGCCCGTAGGATTACGAGGTTTGATGATGGCCGTGATGCTCGCCGCTCTCATGAGCGATCTAGACTCAATCTTTAACAGCGCCAGTACTATCTTTACCCTTGATATCTATAAGATGGTACGTCATCAAACTTCCTCCAAAGAGCTCATGGTGGTGGGACGCTTGTTTGTGATCTTCATAGTGGCCATTAGCATAGCTTGGGTCCCATTTGTCATTGAGTTGCAAGGTGGTCAGATGTTCCTCTACATTCAGGAGGTGTCTGATTACCTTACGCCACCCATTGCTGCTCTGTTCCTGCTTGGCGTCCTCTGGAAACGTTGCAATGAGACCGGTGCATTCTGGGGTGGCATTGTGGGCTTCTTGCTAGGAGCCATAAGACTGATTCTCGCCTTTGTATATAGAGAGCCTGACTGTGACACAACAGATGATCGTCCTGCCTTCATCAAGGATATTCATTTCATGTATGTGGCAGCTGTATTGTTTTGGGTTTCAGGGCTCGTGACAGTCGTCGTCAGTCTTTGCACGGATCCACCAAGCAAGGAACAAATTGCTACAACTACTTTTTGGGGACTGCACAACAGGAATCAACCCGCAGATGCACACACAAAAGAGATAGGAGGCAATGGCAAACTTCATCAGCTTTCAGCAGaaacaaaaaaagagaagaCATTGGATGAAGTGGAAATGAAACCATCATCTCAGGTTGTTCAAACAGGCCCTGAAATACTTTCAAATGGCCACATGGAGTCTCAACATACCCACAAATATGCAGGGAGAGATAAGAGACAATGTGTGAAATGTTTGGAGTGGTTCTGTGGCTATAGTAAAAATTCAGAGGAAACAGATTCCCCTTTTGGAGATGAGGCCAGGAGTGTTACTGAGATGCTCAAAGAACCTCCAAAAACCAAAATTGTCCTCAATCTCGGCCTCTTGTTAGTGTGTACACTTGGAATTTTCTTGTTTGTATACTTCTCTTTGTAA